A section of the Saliniramus fredricksonii genome encodes:
- a CDS encoding acyl-CoA dehydrogenase family protein: MFALNEDQIAIREMAESFAAERLAPDAVRWDEEKHFPVDVMREAAALGMGGVYVSEDVGGSGLTRLDAALIFEALARGCPTISAYISIHNMSAWMIDRYGNDNQRAQWLPGLCSMDLLASYCLTEPGAGSDAAALKTRAVREGDDYVVNGVKQFISGAGVSDLYVTMVRTGAEGAGGISTLVVDKDTPGLSFGAEEKKMGWNAQPTRQVIFEDARVPVANRLGDEGIGFRIAMAGLDGGRLNIGACSLGGAQTALARSLDYMRERHAFGRAIAQFQALQFTLADMATELESARTFLWRAAAALDAKAPDATRLCAMAKRIATDTGFDVANKALQLHGGYGYLADYGIEKIVRDLRVHQILEGTNEIMRLIVARDLIGR; this comes from the coding sequence ATGTTCGCCCTCAACGAGGACCAGATCGCCATCCGGGAGATGGCCGAGAGCTTCGCCGCCGAGCGACTGGCGCCGGATGCGGTGCGCTGGGACGAGGAAAAGCATTTCCCCGTCGACGTCATGCGCGAGGCCGCCGCACTCGGCATGGGCGGCGTCTATGTCAGCGAGGATGTGGGCGGCTCGGGCCTCACCCGGCTCGACGCGGCGCTGATCTTCGAGGCGTTGGCCAGGGGCTGCCCCACGATCTCGGCCTATATCTCGATCCACAACATGTCGGCCTGGATGATCGACCGTTACGGCAATGACAACCAGCGCGCGCAATGGCTGCCGGGCCTGTGCAGCATGGATCTTCTGGCTTCCTACTGCCTCACCGAGCCGGGCGCGGGTTCTGACGCCGCCGCGCTCAAGACCCGCGCCGTGCGCGAGGGCGATGACTATGTCGTCAACGGGGTGAAACAGTTCATCTCCGGCGCGGGCGTCTCGGATCTCTATGTCACCATGGTGCGCACCGGTGCCGAGGGAGCCGGCGGGATCTCGACGCTTGTCGTCGACAAGGACACGCCGGGCCTGAGCTTCGGGGCCGAGGAAAAGAAGATGGGCTGGAATGCCCAGCCGACGCGGCAGGTGATCTTCGAGGATGCGCGCGTGCCGGTGGCCAACCGGCTGGGCGACGAGGGGATCGGGTTTCGCATCGCCATGGCCGGGCTCGATGGCGGACGGTTGAATATCGGCGCCTGCTCGCTCGGCGGCGCCCAGACCGCGCTCGCGCGCAGCCTCGACTACATGCGCGAGCGCCACGCTTTCGGGCGGGCCATCGCGCAGTTCCAGGCCCTGCAATTCACACTCGCCGACATGGCGACCGAGCTCGAATCCGCGCGCACGTTCCTCTGGCGCGCCGCCGCCGCCCTTGATGCGAAGGCGCCGGATGCCACGCGGCTGTGCGCCATGGCCAAACGCATCGCCACGGATACCGGCTTCGACGTCGCCAACAAGGCGCTCCAACTGCATGGCGGCTACGGCTATCTGGCCGATTACGGCATCGAGAAGATCGTGCGGGATCTGCGCGTGCACCAGATTCTTGAAGGCACCAACGAAATCATGCGCCTGATCGTCGCGCGCGATCTGATCGGGCGCTGA
- a CDS encoding metallopeptidase family protein produces the protein MSKADDHSDLKAPDQAAIQMIADAAFADLPAAFRSLCGEIVIQIAEFPAEDVLRELGAESPFDILGLFQGIGLAQGGGIEGMFAAGHEPNLIWLYRRPILDYWAEHDETLGAIVSHVLIHEIGHHFGLSDEDMEAIEAAAGDV, from the coding sequence ATGTCGAAAGCGGATGATCACAGCGATCTCAAGGCGCCCGACCAGGCAGCGATCCAGATGATTGCCGATGCCGCTTTCGCCGATCTGCCGGCGGCGTTCCGCAGCCTGTGCGGCGAGATCGTCATCCAGATCGCGGAATTCCCCGCCGAGGACGTCCTGCGCGAACTGGGGGCGGAATCGCCCTTCGACATCCTCGGCCTCTTCCAGGGCATCGGTCTCGCCCAGGGCGGGGGCATCGAGGGGATGTTCGCCGCCGGTCACGAACCCAATCTGATCTGGCTCTACCGTCGCCCGATTCTCGATTACTGGGCCGAACACGACGAAACCCTCGGCGCCATCGTCTCCCATGTCCTCATCCACGAAATCGGCCACCATTTCGGCCTCTCCGACGAGGATATGGAAGCGATCGAGGCCGCTGCGGGGGATGTGTGA
- a CDS encoding phenylacetate--CoA ligase family protein: MSQFFDARETRQTADREAELFARLPQALDSAMRAPAYARHLGEIEIETITDRAALAQLPILRKSDLPALQKQALPFGGLVPASPGAFGRLFTSPGPIYEPEGREDDPWRAARGLHAMGLRPGDIVLNTFSYHMTPGGFLMDSGARALGCAVIPAGPGNTEAQLDLIEAFRPNVYAGTPDFLKILLDAAAEKGRDVSSIRKAGVSGAAFPKSLQAAFAERGIVAHQAYATADIGFIAYETGTHDGLVVNEGIILEIVRPGTGDPVAPGEVGEIVVTTLDQHHPVIRLALGDLTAQMDEPSPCGRTNIRIRGWMGRADQTTKVKGMFVRPEQIAAILAAHPQIAKARLVVTREGESDAMTLQCETENRDEALAQDVGASLQSILKLRGKVDFTAPGSLPNDGKVIADERSYD; this comes from the coding sequence ATGAGCCAGTTCTTCGATGCCCGCGAGACGCGCCAGACCGCCGATCGCGAGGCCGAGCTCTTCGCCCGCCTGCCGCAGGCCCTTGATTCCGCCATGCGGGCGCCGGCCTATGCGCGCCATCTGGGCGAGATCGAGATCGAGACCATCACCGATCGCGCGGCGCTCGCGCAACTGCCGATCCTGCGCAAGAGCGACCTGCCGGCCTTGCAGAAACAGGCCCTGCCCTTCGGCGGCCTGGTGCCGGCTTCGCCGGGCGCCTTCGGGCGCCTGTTCACCTCGCCCGGCCCGATCTACGAGCCCGAGGGGCGCGAGGACGATCCCTGGCGCGCCGCGCGTGGGCTGCATGCAATGGGGTTGCGCCCGGGCGACATCGTGCTCAACACCTTCTCCTACCACATGACGCCCGGCGGTTTCCTGATGGATTCCGGGGCGCGGGCGCTCGGCTGCGCCGTGATTCCCGCCGGCCCGGGCAATACGGAAGCGCAGCTCGACCTGATCGAGGCGTTTCGCCCCAATGTCTATGCCGGCACGCCGGATTTCCTCAAGATCCTGCTTGATGCCGCCGCCGAGAAGGGGCGCGACGTCTCCTCGATCAGGAAGGCCGGCGTTTCCGGCGCCGCCTTCCCGAAATCGCTGCAGGCCGCCTTCGCCGAGCGCGGGATCGTGGCGCATCAGGCCTATGCCACGGCGGATATCGGCTTCATCGCCTATGAGACCGGCACCCATGACGGGCTCGTCGTCAACGAGGGCATCATCCTGGAGATCGTGCGCCCGGGCACCGGCGATCCGGTGGCGCCCGGCGAGGTCGGCGAGATCGTCGTCACCACCCTCGACCAGCATCATCCCGTGATCCGCCTCGCGCTCGGCGATCTCACCGCGCAGATGGATGAGCCGAGCCCCTGCGGGCGCACCAATATCCGCATCCGCGGCTGGATGGGGCGCGCCGATCAGACCACCAAGGTCAAGGGCATGTTCGTGCGCCCCGAGCAGATCGCCGCAATTCTCGCCGCGCATCCGCAAATCGCCAAGGCCCGCCTCGTCGTCACCCGCGAGGGCGAAAGCGACGCGATGACGCTGCAATGTGAAACCGAAAACCGCGATGAGGCGCTGGCGCAGGACGTGGGCGCGAGCCTGCAGAGCATCCTCAAGCTGCGTGGCAAGGTCGATTTCACCGCGCCGGGCAGCCTGCCCAATGACGGCAAGGTGATTGCGGATGAGCGCAGCTACGACTGA
- a CDS encoding IS1634 family transposase has translation MFVREKTINGYTYIYLVENVREGGRTKQRIIRNLGRKETVLASKDLDRLAASVGRFTERAMVLDAINNGDVARYEARRIGGPLLFGRLWQQLGIDQVIADQLGERGFEFPVERAVFTATLHRLFVSGSDRDCASWMQDYDIPGADDLSLHHFYRAMAWLGEDLPKDEQKDATPFSPRTVKDVIEEALFARRRDLFTDLSIVFMDTTSLSFHGEGGETLGARGYSKDHRPDLNQMILAVIVDADGRPVCTEMMPGNTADVAILLPIVQRLRSRFGITRACIVADRGMISQATITALEEQGLEYVLGVRERTDARMRRVLDDPQPLTPLLVERSQGETQLFAKEVVVDGVRYIVCRNEAQAEKDREDRQAIIAALDTQLKKGDKALVGNSAYRRYLNTTTRDAFEIDAGKIAEEARYDGIFVLRTNARISPLQAMLRYRDLLTVETLFRVAKATLSTRPIFHSSDAAIRGHVFCSFLALMLHKELFDRCTEAGIKPEWRPLLRDLDRLQSGKIEKDGRSIAIRTPVSGQVGPVFRAVGVALPPNIAETEAA, from the coding sequence ATGTTCGTGCGCGAGAAGACCATCAATGGCTACACCTACATCTACCTTGTGGAGAATGTCCGCGAGGGTGGCCGCACGAAGCAGCGCATCATCCGCAATCTCGGACGCAAGGAAACGGTTCTCGCCAGCAAGGATCTCGATCGCCTGGCCGCCTCGGTCGGACGGTTCACGGAACGGGCCATGGTCCTGGATGCCATCAACAACGGTGATGTGGCGCGATACGAAGCTCGTCGCATCGGCGGGCCGCTGCTCTTCGGGCGCCTGTGGCAGCAACTCGGCATCGATCAGGTGATCGCTGATCAGCTTGGGGAACGCGGCTTCGAATTCCCGGTGGAGCGGGCCGTGTTCACCGCGACGCTGCACCGTCTGTTCGTCTCCGGCTCGGATCGCGACTGCGCGTCCTGGATGCAGGATTACGACATTCCCGGTGCCGACGATCTGTCGCTGCACCATTTCTATCGGGCCATGGCCTGGCTCGGAGAAGATCTGCCAAAGGACGAGCAGAAGGATGCGACGCCCTTTTCGCCGCGTACCGTCAAGGACGTGATCGAGGAGGCGCTGTTTGCGCGCCGGCGCGACCTGTTTACCGATCTCTCCATCGTCTTCATGGACACGACCTCCCTGTCCTTCCACGGCGAAGGCGGCGAGACGCTGGGGGCACGGGGCTATTCCAAGGACCATCGCCCTGATCTCAACCAGATGATCCTCGCCGTCATCGTCGATGCCGATGGCCGCCCGGTCTGCACCGAGATGATGCCAGGTAACACCGCCGATGTCGCCATCCTGCTGCCGATCGTGCAGCGGCTGCGCAGCCGTTTCGGTATCACCCGAGCCTGCATCGTGGCGGATCGGGGCATGATCTCGCAGGCCACGATCACGGCGCTAGAGGAACAGGGTCTGGAATATGTGTTGGGTGTGCGCGAGCGCACCGACGCACGCATGCGCCGGGTTCTCGACGATCCGCAACCCCTCACGCCGCTCCTCGTCGAGCGCAGCCAGGGCGAGACGCAGCTCTTCGCCAAGGAGGTCGTCGTCGACGGGGTCCGCTACATCGTCTGCCGCAACGAGGCGCAGGCCGAGAAGGACCGCGAGGACCGCCAGGCCATCATCGCTGCCCTCGATACGCAGTTGAAGAAGGGCGACAAGGCCCTCGTCGGCAACTCCGCCTACAGGCGTTATCTCAACACCACGACGCGTGATGCCTTCGAGATCGATGCCGGCAAGATCGCCGAGGAAGCCCGCTATGACGGGATCTTCGTCCTGCGCACCAACGCGAGGATTTCTCCGCTTCAGGCGATGCTGCGCTACCGGGACCTGCTCACCGTCGAGACGCTGTTTCGTGTCGCCAAGGCGACGCTCTCGACACGTCCGATCTTCCATTCATCCGATGCCGCCATCCGCGGCCACGTCTTCTGCTCCTTCCTCGCCCTGATGCTGCACAAGGAGCTGTTCGACCGCTGCACCGAAGCCGGGATCAAACCCGAGTGGCGCCCGCTCCTGCGTGATCTCGACCGCCTGCAGAGCGGCAAAATCGAAAAGGACGGACGCAGCATTGCCATCCGTACCCCGGTAAGCGGTCAGGTCGGGCCGGTATTCCGCGCCGTCGGCGTGGCGCTGCCGCCGAACATCGCCGAAACCGAAGCTGCTTGA
- a CDS encoding glycosyltransferase family 4 protein — MTSPEFLQSDERSTTEAGFSGWAVASTADAFPQPGRAPMGRHVAGEGFLSGLARHAQDEPIAGFGDLREKEPFEARIRAAGSQRRIGFIDHRFPERLAGPGNLITHAPDLAHRAWQRTRRAPDGYSLVGVTHSLSGTIVREAICAMSTAPVATHDALVCTSRAAHGVVTRLLEAQEEDLRRRLGATRFPRPQLPIIPLGVETAAFSPQDSQNRELRARERERLGLSGDDLMVLSVGRLDPLSKAWPMPLLVALSRVESMRRIKLVMAGSSPPGPSGHDAAQCISRHLRDTARAIDPRLDLVVRPDLTAQDLRAAYAAADVFAAMSDNIQETFGLAVIEAMAAGLPVVVSDWSGYRDLVREAIDGFLVPTRVPPESFSERVAGLNEAQQIGYREYAGAVSALTVVDVDTCADRIGTLAADPELRARMGEAARARAVQQYDWAVVIGQYRALIDACAERRAAGSSVRFAAPAHPSPFGLFGEFASTRLEMATMVAPGEADLIKTARLQPMPLGAYCGAEAVTIMARLGSEAMPLQALLGCCRDIDPGRVTATVMALSKIGALRLS; from the coding sequence ATGACATCCCCCGAATTTCTGCAATCAGACGAACGCAGCACAACGGAGGCAGGATTTTCCGGCTGGGCCGTGGCGTCGACCGCCGATGCCTTTCCGCAGCCGGGCCGCGCGCCGATGGGGCGTCATGTCGCGGGGGAGGGGTTCCTCTCGGGGCTTGCGCGCCACGCGCAGGATGAACCGATTGCCGGTTTCGGCGATCTGCGTGAAAAGGAGCCCTTCGAGGCGCGCATTCGCGCCGCGGGATCGCAAAGGCGCATCGGCTTCATCGACCATCGCTTTCCCGAGCGCCTCGCCGGGCCCGGCAATCTGATCACCCATGCCCCCGATCTCGCGCACCGCGCATGGCAGCGCACGCGCCGTGCTCCCGATGGCTATAGCCTGGTCGGTGTCACGCATTCCCTGTCCGGTACCATCGTGCGCGAGGCGATCTGTGCGATGTCCACGGCGCCGGTCGCAACCCATGACGCGCTCGTCTGTACGTCCCGCGCCGCGCATGGAGTCGTCACGCGGCTGCTCGAGGCGCAGGAGGAGGATCTGCGCCGCCGGCTCGGTGCGACACGGTTCCCGCGTCCGCAACTGCCGATCATCCCGCTTGGCGTCGAGACGGCAGCATTCTCACCGCAGGATTCGCAGAACCGCGAGTTGCGCGCGCGTGAACGGGAACGGCTCGGCCTGTCCGGTGATGATCTCATGGTTCTCTCGGTCGGCCGACTCGACCCCCTGTCCAAGGCCTGGCCGATGCCGCTGCTCGTTGCACTCTCTCGCGTCGAGAGCATGCGGCGCATCAAACTGGTCATGGCGGGATCGAGTCCGCCGGGGCCGAGCGGGCATGATGCAGCACAGTGCATCAGCAGGCATTTGAGGGATACCGCCCGAGCAATCGATCCTCGCCTCGATCTCGTCGTGCGCCCGGATCTGACGGCGCAGGATCTGCGCGCCGCCTATGCGGCAGCGGATGTCTTCGCGGCCATGTCCGACAACATCCAGGAGACTTTCGGCCTGGCCGTGATCGAGGCCATGGCAGCGGGTCTTCCCGTCGTCGTCTCGGACTGGAGCGGTTATCGCGATCTGGTGCGCGAGGCGATCGACGGCTTTCTTGTCCCGACACGTGTGCCGCCGGAGAGCTTTTCCGAGCGCGTCGCCGGGCTGAACGAGGCGCAGCAGATCGGATATCGCGAATATGCCGGCGCCGTATCCGCGCTCACGGTCGTCGATGTCGATACCTGCGCCGACCGTATCGGCACGCTCGCGGCAGATCCTGAATTGCGGGCACGCATGGGGGAGGCAGCGCGGGCACGCGCCGTTCAGCAATACGACTGGGCCGTCGTGATCGGCCAGTATCGCGCCCTGATCGATGCCTGCGCGGAGCGCCGAGCCGCCGGGTCCTCAGTGCGATTTGCCGCGCCGGCGCACCCTTCCCCTTTCGGCCTGTTCGGTGAATTCGCGAGTACGAGGCTGGAAATGGCGACGATGGTGGCACCCGGTGAGGCCGATCTGATCAAGACGGCGCGCCTGCAGCCGATGCCGCTCGGCGCGTATTGCGGTGCCGAGGCGGTGACCATCATGGCGCGGCTCGGCTCGGAGGCGATGCCCCTGCAGGCGCTGCTCGGGTGCTGCCGCGACATCGATCCGGGTCGCGTCACCGCGACCGTGATGGCGTTGAGCAAGATCGGCGCCTTGCGCCTCTCCTGA
- a CDS encoding DMT family transporter, which translates to MIKPVRGDSATQAVRDPLAQLAPVLFVLIWSTGFIMARLVTPHADPLSFLALRYLLVIALLAPVAWWFGAQWPATLRDWRDGLIAGVLLHGIYLGGVFWAVDGGLPAGIAALIVGLQPLATAMLVGLTLGEKVSPLRWLGIAVGFAGALLVILPRLGVETGLPPGAVGIVLIAMLSITLGTIWQKRTGGAQDVRTNTVVHFVGAALVTLPVALLIEENRVPMIPDVIFGLAWSVLVMSIGGIFLLLALIRRGAVAGVAALLYLVPPCSALMAWLLFGETLAPVQIAGMAIAAIGVAIASRARA; encoded by the coding sequence ATGATCAAACCGGTACGCGGCGATTCGGCGACACAGGCTGTGCGGGATCCGCTGGCGCAACTCGCACCGGTCCTGTTCGTGCTGATCTGGTCGACCGGCTTCATCATGGCGCGGCTGGTCACGCCGCATGCCGATCCGCTGAGCTTTCTGGCTCTGCGCTATCTGCTCGTGATCGCGCTGCTCGCGCCCGTGGCCTGGTGGTTCGGGGCGCAATGGCCGGCCACGCTTCGCGACTGGCGCGACGGGCTGATCGCGGGCGTTCTCTTGCACGGGATCTATCTCGGCGGTGTGTTCTGGGCCGTCGATGGTGGGCTGCCGGCGGGGATCGCGGCGCTGATCGTGGGCTTGCAACCACTCGCCACCGCCATGCTGGTCGGGCTGACCCTGGGCGAGAAGGTCTCGCCTTTGCGCTGGCTCGGCATCGCCGTGGGTTTCGCCGGCGCGCTCCTCGTGATCCTGCCGCGTCTGGGCGTAGAGACGGGCCTGCCGCCGGGGGCGGTCGGGATCGTGCTGATCGCGATGCTCTCGATCACGCTGGGCACGATCTGGCAGAAGCGCACCGGCGGCGCGCAGGATGTGCGCACCAATACCGTGGTTCATTTCGTCGGCGCGGCGCTCGTCACGCTGCCGGTCGCACTGCTCATCGAGGAGAACCGGGTGCCGATGATTCCGGATGTGATCTTCGGGCTGGCCTGGTCGGTGCTGGTGATGTCGATCGGCGGGATATTCCTGCTGCTGGCGCTGATCCGGCGCGGCGCCGTGGCGGGGGTCGCGGCGTTGCTTTATCTGGTGCCGCCTTGCTCGGCCCTGATGGCCTGGCTGCTCTTCGGCGAGACCCTCGCCCCGGTGCAGATCGCCGGCATGGCGATCGCCGCGATCGGCGTCGCCATTGCGAGCCGCGCCCGCGCGTGA
- a CDS encoding YihY/virulence factor BrkB family protein, with protein MHALRQSFAILLLAYNRMNLHDGWAIASHIALSGLFSFFPFLILLTALASFFGAGALADDAADLILQVLPREIGEPIAQEVRNVLTEWRGDLLTIGAVLSLYFSSNGIEALRVGLNRAYGVRENRSFVVTRLESIFYVVIGAAVMLAFAFGIVLGPLGWGTLLNYFPALIDFTRIVDLLRLGGTSLLIVAALLITHKYLAAGERSLLSVLPGVAVTLFLWLLGGFVFGFYLAQFPQAYATTYGGLATAMMALIFLYTLAVIYIFGGEINGAVAAMNRAAAKRRRARATHYDDGFYW; from the coding sequence TTGCACGCCCTTCGTCAGAGCTTCGCCATTCTCTTGCTCGCCTATAACCGCATGAATCTGCATGACGGCTGGGCGATCGCGAGCCATATCGCCCTTTCGGGCCTGTTCTCCTTCTTTCCATTCCTGATTCTGCTGACCGCGCTGGCGAGTTTCTTCGGCGCCGGTGCGCTCGCCGATGATGCCGCGGATCTGATCCTGCAGGTCCTGCCGCGCGAGATCGGCGAGCCGATCGCGCAGGAGGTGCGCAACGTGCTCACGGAATGGCGTGGTGACCTGCTGACCATCGGCGCGGTGCTCTCGCTCTATTTCTCGTCGAACGGGATCGAGGCCCTGCGCGTGGGGCTCAACCGCGCCTATGGGGTGCGCGAAAACCGTTCCTTCGTGGTGACGCGGCTCGAATCGATCTTCTATGTGGTCATCGGCGCCGCAGTGATGCTGGCTTTCGCCTTCGGCATCGTGCTCGGACCGCTCGGATGGGGCACGCTTTTGAATTATTTCCCGGCCCTGATCGACTTCACCCGAATCGTCGACCTGCTGCGGCTGGGCGGGACCAGCCTGCTCATCGTCGCAGCCTTGCTGATCACGCACAAATATCTGGCAGCAGGTGAACGCAGCCTGCTGAGCGTGCTTCCGGGCGTGGCGGTCACATTGTTTCTGTGGCTGCTCGGCGGCTTCGTCTTCGGCTTCTATCTCGCCCAGTTTCCCCAGGCCTATGCGACCACCTATGGCGGCCTCGCCACGGCGATGATGGCGCTGATCTTCCTGTATACCCTGGCGGTGATCTATATTTTCGGCGGCGAGATCAACGGTGCCGTCGCAGCCATGAACCGCGCAGCCGCCAAACGGCGCCGGGCGCGTGCCACGCATTACGATGACGGTTTCTACTGGTGA